Proteins from a single region of Engystomops pustulosus chromosome 5, aEngPut4.maternal, whole genome shotgun sequence:
- the LOC140132404 gene encoding speriolin-like protein isoform X1, whose amino-acid sequence MDLTIIPQTEVIKTENDELLVQNRELRRMLLLLQENVDLRTNLEKLHSNPEEIQRHMTKLRLDEEDEDSDAKQTRPPKNSRMDGGHMDQTEGTTQHGSPGTGTEKSKEIGVHSPQNSKQLHLMQQIIGEIAFQLDRRILTFIFPDQTRLYGVSVANIPQKIIEAATDPATGNVDEKKRTSMTHRYDEMMKTLKQYGYDMAIHPTFSENMVNAYGIMKQHPPPDSTEMHSLCDPENLKKIAYCAVPSSDLENVLILLKCLCKLSKRDGKPLFRL is encoded by the exons ATGGATCTGACCATCATCCCCCAGACGGAGGTCATCAAGACCGAAAATGATGAACTACTGGTCCAGAATAGGGAACTCAGGAGGATGTTACTTCTGCTACAGGAGAACGTAGACCTGAGAACCAACTTGGAAAAGTTACACAGCAATCCAGAGGAGATCCAGCGTCATATGACAAAGCTCAGACTGGACGAGGAAGACGAGGATAGCGATGCCAAGCAAACAAGACCGCCCAAGAACTCCAGGATGGATGGTGGCCACATGGACCAAACTGAAGGCACCACACAACATGGCAGCCCTGGCACAGGGACGG AAAAGAGCAAAGAAATAGGAGTGCACTCGCCTCAGA ATTCCAAACAGCTCCATCTAATGCAGCAGATCATAGGGGAGATCGCCTTTCAGCTGGATCGCAGAATACTGACCTTTATCTTTCCTGATCAGACAAGACTGTACGGGGTGTCTGTAGCCAACATCCCACAGAAGATCATAGAG GCAGCTACTGATCCTGCGACAGGAAATGTTGACGAGAAGAAGCGGACCTCCATGACGCACAGATATGATGAGATGATGAAAACGCTGAAGCAGTATGGTTACGACATGGCCATCCATCCAACCTTCTCGGAGAACATGGTCAACGCGTACGGGATCATGAAGCAGCATCCGCCCCCAGACTCCACCGAAATGCACAGCTTATGTGACCCCGAAAACCTGAAGAAGATCGCTTACTGCGCGGTGCCGAGCTCCGATCTGGAGAATGTCCTTATTCTGCTGAAGTGTCTGTGTAAGCTTTCCAAGCGAGATGGAAAACCTCTATTCCGTCTGTAA
- the LOC140132404 gene encoding speriolin-like protein isoform X2: MDLTIIPQTEVIKTENDELLVQNRELRRMLLLLQENVDLRTNLEKLHSNPEEIQRHMTKLRLDEEDEDSDAKQTRPPKNSRMDGGHMDQTEGTTQHGSPGTGTDSKQLHLMQQIIGEIAFQLDRRILTFIFPDQTRLYGVSVANIPQKIIEAATDPATGNVDEKKRTSMTHRYDEMMKTLKQYGYDMAIHPTFSENMVNAYGIMKQHPPPDSTEMHSLCDPENLKKIAYCAVPSSDLENVLILLKCLCKLSKRDGKPLFRL, from the exons ATGGATCTGACCATCATCCCCCAGACGGAGGTCATCAAGACCGAAAATGATGAACTACTGGTCCAGAATAGGGAACTCAGGAGGATGTTACTTCTGCTACAGGAGAACGTAGACCTGAGAACCAACTTGGAAAAGTTACACAGCAATCCAGAGGAGATCCAGCGTCATATGACAAAGCTCAGACTGGACGAGGAAGACGAGGATAGCGATGCCAAGCAAACAAGACCGCCCAAGAACTCCAGGATGGATGGTGGCCACATGGACCAAACTGAAGGCACCACACAACATGGCAGCCCTGGCACAGGGACGG ATTCCAAACAGCTCCATCTAATGCAGCAGATCATAGGGGAGATCGCCTTTCAGCTGGATCGCAGAATACTGACCTTTATCTTTCCTGATCAGACAAGACTGTACGGGGTGTCTGTAGCCAACATCCCACAGAAGATCATAGAG GCAGCTACTGATCCTGCGACAGGAAATGTTGACGAGAAGAAGCGGACCTCCATGACGCACAGATATGATGAGATGATGAAAACGCTGAAGCAGTATGGTTACGACATGGCCATCCATCCAACCTTCTCGGAGAACATGGTCAACGCGTACGGGATCATGAAGCAGCATCCGCCCCCAGACTCCACCGAAATGCACAGCTTATGTGACCCCGAAAACCTGAAGAAGATCGCTTACTGCGCGGTGCCGAGCTCCGATCTGGAGAATGTCCTTATTCTGCTGAAGTGTCTGTGTAAGCTTTCCAAGCGAGATGGAAAACCTCTATTCCGTCTGTAA